Proteins from a single region of Urocitellus parryii isolate mUroPar1 chromosome 4, mUroPar1.hap1, whole genome shotgun sequence:
- the LOC113189948 gene encoding serum amyloid A-4 protein-like, with translation MRLCTGIVFCSLVLGVSSEGWFSFFKEAIQGTADLWRAYWDMKVANHQNSERYFHARGNYDAAQRGPGGIWAAKMISTAGKYFQGLLNQYYYGGGHRGWENIQANQKAEEWGRRGKDPEHFRPSDLPEKF, from the exons ATGAGGCTGTGCACAGGAATTGTTTTCTGCTCCTTAGTCCTGGGAGTCAGCAGTGAAGGCTGGTTTTCATTCTTCAAGGAGGCTATCCAAG GGACTGCGGACTTGTGGAGAGCCTATTGGGACATGAAAGTAGCCAATCACCAAAATTCAGAGAGATACTTCCATGCCCGGGGGAACTATGATGCTGCTCAAAGGGGACCTGGGGGCATCTGGGCTGCTAAAATGATAAG CACTGCTGGCAAGTATTTTCAGGGGCTCCTAAATCAGTATTATTATGGAGGCGGCCACCGTGGATGGGAGAACATTCAAGCCAACCAGAAGGCTGAAGAGTGGGGCCGAAGGGGCAAAGATCCCGAACACTTCAGACCTTCTGACCTGCCTGAGAAGTTCTGA